Proteins encoded by one window of Cystobacter ferrugineus:
- a CDS encoding metallophosphoesterase family protein, translating into MRIAIISDIHSNIEALTQVLRVAEEQKVDRIVSLGDIVGYGASPNACCDLVRSVTEVTLLGNHDAAVAGRMDYSYYYDAARHALDWSASVLSDENMEWLKTLPYTYRIGDVGFCHGSPVEPRAYEYIFALEQARELAPYVEHLPEVTFIGHSHLCKAFAIGNGEVHDVVAQKFGIRRGYKYIISVGSVGQPRDYDNRACFVICDTGARTVEYIRVEYDIEAAAQKIFDASLALNFGKRLFLGV; encoded by the coding sequence ATGCGAATCGCGATCATCTCCGACATCCATTCCAACATCGAGGCGCTCACGCAGGTCCTGCGCGTCGCGGAAGAGCAGAAGGTGGACCGGATCGTGTCGCTGGGCGACATCGTGGGCTACGGCGCCTCGCCCAACGCGTGTTGCGATCTGGTGCGCTCGGTGACGGAGGTGACGCTGCTGGGCAACCACGACGCCGCGGTGGCCGGGCGCATGGACTACTCGTATTACTACGACGCCGCCCGGCACGCGCTCGACTGGAGCGCGAGCGTGCTCTCCGACGAGAACATGGAGTGGCTCAAGACGCTGCCCTACACGTACCGGATTGGGGACGTGGGCTTCTGTCACGGCTCGCCGGTGGAGCCCCGGGCGTACGAGTACATCTTCGCGCTGGAGCAGGCGCGCGAGCTCGCGCCGTACGTGGAGCACCTGCCCGAGGTGACGTTCATCGGGCACAGCCACCTGTGCAAGGCGTTCGCCATCGGCAATGGCGAGGTGCATGACGTGGTGGCGCAGAAGTTCGGCATCCGCCGGGGCTACAAGTACATCATCTCGGTGGGCAGCGTGGGGCAGCCGCGGGACTACGACAACCGGGCGTGCTTCGTCATCTGCGACACGGGCGCGCGCACGGTGGAGTACATCCGCGTGGAGTACGACATCGAGGCGGCGGCGCAGAAGATCTTCGACGCCTCGCTCGCGCTCAACTTCGGCAAGCGCCTGTTCCTCGGGGTGTGA
- a CDS encoding TIGR02266 family protein has protein sequence MPIDNRKTTRFASRLRCWCESEDITLYARVANLSEGGMFLQTSTPLDTGRRARVRLGGGVVHEVTAEATVMWNRSRRQDKGPAGMGLRFEGLDSGAQDLLRRIISSEQRGPPFGLS, from the coding sequence GTGCCGATCGATAACCGGAAGACCACGCGGTTCGCCTCGCGCCTGCGCTGCTGGTGCGAGTCGGAGGACATCACCCTGTATGCTCGGGTGGCCAACCTGAGCGAGGGGGGGATGTTCCTGCAGACGAGCACGCCCCTGGACACGGGCCGCCGGGCGCGGGTGCGGCTGGGGGGCGGGGTGGTGCACGAGGTGACGGCCGAGGCCACGGTGATGTGGAATAGGTCCCGGCGTCAGGACAAGGGCCCGGCGGGGATGGGCCTGCGGTTCGAGGGGTTGGATTCTGGCGCTCAGGACTTGTTGAGGCGCATCATTTCCAGCGAGCAACGAGGCCCTCCGTTCGGCCTCTCGTAG
- a CDS encoding NADase-type glycan-binding domain-containing protein, which translates to MRAWRARWVALGCVLLGLEASAQTANPTAQVTLHEVPITVTASSVLEEAKNAGRYSPAHLLDEDPGTIWAEGVKSNGVGEWVELGFPPGTPVEAFLVTPGNPKSSKLYQANARPRKARLELKLEENRQLNYELEFPRNFPAGGSIYVAYARKLAVQSARLTVLSVWPGKKYRDLCIASFIPVFRDTERSFRGQGKELAPTLAVFMSQTLLIHELLPSEDGDEPVWLRTYKKVPHGGPLRSPVQEFDLRKKYLSEWMDEAYALSEDRAGAWVQSELFRLTPAPRGMGYVLDPLFPPKQPDAFANFRIRWRFVDEQWRVVELDLKYREETPP; encoded by the coding sequence ATGCGTGCGTGGAGAGCCAGGTGGGTGGCCTTGGGCTGTGTACTGCTGGGGCTTGAGGCCTCCGCGCAGACGGCCAATCCCACGGCGCAGGTGACCCTGCACGAGGTGCCGATCACGGTGACGGCGTCCTCGGTGCTGGAGGAGGCGAAGAACGCCGGCCGGTATTCACCCGCCCATCTGCTCGATGAGGACCCGGGAACAATCTGGGCCGAGGGCGTGAAGAGCAATGGCGTGGGGGAGTGGGTCGAGCTGGGCTTCCCGCCGGGGACTCCAGTGGAAGCCTTCCTGGTGACCCCCGGCAATCCCAAGTCCTCCAAGCTCTACCAGGCCAATGCCCGCCCGAGAAAGGCGCGGCTGGAGCTGAAGCTCGAGGAAAACAGACAGCTGAACTACGAGCTCGAGTTCCCACGCAACTTCCCCGCCGGTGGGTCCATCTACGTGGCCTATGCGAGGAAGCTGGCCGTCCAATCGGCGCGGCTGACGGTTCTCTCGGTCTGGCCCGGGAAGAAGTACCGCGACCTGTGCATCGCCAGCTTCATCCCTGTGTTCCGGGACACGGAGAGGTCTTTCCGGGGACAGGGCAAGGAACTTGCTCCCACCCTCGCGGTGTTCATGAGCCAGACATTGCTCATCCATGAACTCCTGCCGTCCGAGGACGGGGACGAGCCCGTGTGGCTCCGGACCTACAAGAAGGTTCCCCATGGGGGGCCGTTGCGTTCACCGGTACAGGAGTTCGACCTGCGCAAGAAGTACCTGAGTGAGTGGATGGATGAAGCGTATGCGCTCAGCGAAGATAGAGCCGGTGCCTGGGTTCAGAGCGAGCTGTTCCGGCTCACACCGGCCCCGCGCGGAATGGGCTATGTGCTCGATCCCCTCTTCCCTCCCAAGCAACCCGACGCGTTCGCGAACTTCAGGATTCGATGGCGCTTCGTCGATGAGCAGTGGCGGGTAGTGGAACTCGACCTGAAATACAGGGAAGAGACTCCGCCTTGA